One window of Scyliorhinus canicula chromosome 28, sScyCan1.1, whole genome shotgun sequence genomic DNA carries:
- the si:ch211-210c8.6 gene encoding uncharacterized protein si:ch211-210c8.6 has translation MGAILLKCALLDLTIQWCLWGAASILQTEKFYDLAGSGTFIILTHLSYRWNSTSYSRQKIQSALITVWGLRLGLFLFFRVLKEGSDRRFNDVRTNPKQFFVYWTLQGVWIFITLLPTLILNTQEKDRPLCVRDYAAWTIWTLGFATEAIADQQKWNFKSDPDNVGKFIQTGLWAYSRHPNYLGEILQWTGLFISASSVMEGVDHVSVLSPVFLWYLLTHVSGIPILEKQATLKWGHDPDYLKYIKNTPALWPFKF, from the exons ATGGGCGCTATTCTGCTGAAATGTGCCTTACTTGACCTGACCATTCAGTGGTGCCTCTGGGGAGCAGCGAGCATTCTGCAAACCGAGAAGTTTTATGACTTGGCAG GGTCAGGAACTTTCATCATACTGACTCACCTGAGTTACAGGTGGAATAGCACCAGCTACTCCAGACAGAAAATACAGAGTGCCTTGATAACTGTGTGGGGCTTGAG ATTGGGCCTATTTCTGTTCTTCAGAGTGTTAAAGGAAGGCAGTGATAGACGTTTCAATGACGTTCGTACCAATCCAAAACAGTTCTTTGTTTACTGGACGCTTCAAG GTGTATGGATTTTCATAACACTTCTTCCGACACTAATTCTGAACACTCAGGAAAAGGACCGACCTTTATGTGTCCGAGACTATGCTGCATGGACAATCTGGACTTTGGGATTTGCTACAGAAGCCATTGCAGACCAACAGAAATGGAATTTCAAAAGTGATCCTGATAATGTT GGCAAATTCATTCAAACTGGACTCTGGGCCTATAGTCGTCACCCAAACTATCTGGGAGAAATACTGCAATGGACTGGGTTGTTCATCTCCGCTTCTTCTGTAATGGAGGGGGTGGATCATGTCAGCGTGCTCTCCCCTGTATTTCTGTGGTATTTACTGACCCACGTAAGTGGAATTCCGATACTCGAAAAGCAAGCAACATTGAAGTGGGGACATGATCCAGATTACCTCAAATACATCAAGAACACGCCAGCTCTGTGGCCATTTAAATTTTAA